CGGCCCGCCGCGGCAGATGCTCCTCGGGTGGCACTACATGGACTACTACGCGTACGCCTACGGGATGAACCAGTACCTCGCCTCGCGCGGCTACGTCGCGATGACGGTCAACTACCGGCTGGGCGTCGGCTACGGGCGCGCCTTCCAGCACCCCGAGCACGCCGGACCGGCGGGAGCGTCGGAGTACCAGGACGTGCTCGCGGCCGGACGCTACCTCGCCTCGCTGCCGGAAGTGGATCGGAGCCGGGTCGGCGTTTGGGGCGGCTCGTATGGCGGATACCTCACCGCGATCGCGCTCGCCCGGAGCTCCGACGTCTTTGCGGCCGGGGTCGACTGGCACGGGGTCCACGACTGGCTGACCGAGGGAGGCGACTTCGAGATCGCCGCGTACCTCCGCCGCCGGCAGCTCCGGTACGAGAAGGGGGACCTGAAAGAGGCGATGGACGTCGCGTGGAAGTCGTCGCCGGATTCGATGATCGCCACCTGGAAGTCGCCCGTGCTCCTCATCCAGGGCGACGACGACCGCAACGTCGATTTTCACCAGACGGTGGACCTCGCGCGCCGGCTCGACAAGGCGAAGGTTCCGCACGAGGTGATCGTCATCCCCGACGAGATCCACGGCTTCCTGCGCTTCGCCTCGTGGCTCGCCGCGGAGACGGCGACGGCGGAGTTCTTCGACCGAATGTTCGGCGCGGGCGCCCCGGGCTCACGGTGATGGCGGGAAGCCGGCGAGGCGGCCTTCGAGCGGGGGCGTTTCTCGGGCTCGCCGCCGCGGCGGTCATGGCGCTGCCGCTCGGCGGGGAAGAGGCGGCGGACCGGCGCCTCCACGTTCGCGCCGGCTCGGTCACCGGGTCCGAGCCGATCATCCTTTCGGCCGAAGGCGCGAAGGTCGCCTTCACGGCGTCGTTCTCGATCCCGGAGAGCCGCTTCGTTCCCGATCCGTACGCCGAGACCTGCGCGCGCAAGGCGGTGAAGTACACGCTGAAAACCGCCGACCAGAAGGAGATCCTCGGCGCGGCCGCCGCGATTCCGGACCCGGATTCCGAGGATGCGCTCGTCCTCCATCCGTTCGAGCTCCGGAACGCCGCCGCGAAGCTCGGGGCGAACGCCGTCTATCTCCTGCTCTCGGATTCGGAATCCGTCGCCCGGGAGAAGGGCCTCCACGACTGCGCGATCGTCGACAAGGACGGCGACCGGCGCCGGGGCGAATCCCTCCAGGAGATCGCCTGCCGCACCGAGCAGGGCGCGAAGCTTTCCTTCAGCCGATACGCGGGCCAGGCGCGCTTCTACACGTGCCGGACCCCGGCCGGAAAGTAGCTCCGCGCATCCGGCACTCGTCGTCGCGCCCGCCGGGGGCTCGAACGCTCCGGCGAAGGGTTCCGAAAGGACGCGCCGCCGTTTCTACGGCCTTATTTGTCTTGAGTTGAGGGCGCGGGCCGCGAGTCCGAGCCGATGGCCGTCGGCCGGATGATGCGAATGGCTCATTTGAGCTCGGATGAGAAGGACGACCATAGGCGCATGCGATGGCCCGAAGGGCCCGCACGTACGCCCCAAGGAGGCATCCATGAACGTCCAGGCCATCATGACCCCCTCTCCCTTTTTCGCGACGCGGCACGCGACGATCAGCGATATCGCGAAGATCATGGCCGAGGAGGAGGTCGGAGTCGTCCCGATCGTCGACGCGGCCCACCGGGTCCTGGGCATCCTGACCGATCGTGACGTCTGCAAGGCGATCGCCACCACGAACTGCGCGGCCTGCGAGATCCCGGCCGTGGATCTCGCGAGCAAACCCGTCATCACGTGCGGACCGGGGGAGGAGCTCGAATCGGCCCTCAGGACGATGCGCCATCATCACATCCGGCGCCTGCCCGTCGTGGACGAGGACGGCAAGCTTCAGGGAATCCTTTCGATCGACGACGTGGTGCTCCGGTCCGAAGAAGCGATGGAGACGACCCATTCGACCGTCTCCTTCGGCGACGCCGTCCGGACGCTCAAGGCGATTTACGGGGAGAGACCGCCCCGCCGGCAGCGTACCGTCCGGACCTAACCGAAAAGCAGATCCGCCGCGCCTGGACGATGCGGCCGGAAACGACCGAGGCGCAACGCCTTTCGCGGCGCGGAAGGCGACGCCGTTGTCCGCGGCCGTCGCCCCTTCGATATCCTTGCGCGACGATGCTTCGCGATCGCGGCGCTTCCGCGCGAGCGGCGAGCGGACGGGAGCGTTCCTCCCGTTGAGCTCCCCGCCGGCGGTGCTCCGCCGACCCCCGCTCCTCCTCCTGCTCGCGGCGGGCGCCTTCGCGGGCGTGCTGAGCTTCATGGTCGCGGCTCCCGCGGTTTCGATGAAGAAGGGCGCGTACGGCTTCGTCGCTCACGAAGACCAGCTCAACGTCGTCGCGAACCTGCGGTATTTCATCTGGGACGACTGGCGCTGGCCGCTCACCCGCGCCTCGCGGCTCGGCGGCCCGCGAGGAGCGGTCATCGCTTTCAACGACGCGATCCCGATCTATGCCTTCGGGCTCCGTCTCGCGCGCCGCGCGATCACGCCGGATTTCGACTTCATCGGATGGTGGCTCCTGGCCTGCTTCGCTCTCCAGGGCGCGGCCGCGGCGTGGGCCGTTCGGATGTGGGGGATCCGCCGGTTCGCGCCGGCCGCCGCCGCGGCGATCCTCGCGGTCAGCCTCGTGTCCTGGCTCGCGCAGATGATCCACGCCGCGCTCTGCTTTCAGGCGGTGATCCTGGTCGCCGTCGGGCTCGTCGGGGCTTCTTCCCGGATTTCCGCGGGCCGGCTCGCGGCGGCGTGGCTGCTTCTCTGCGGGATCGCGCTCGCGGTCAACGCGTATTTCTTCGCGATGACGGCCGCACTCGCGGTCGCGGCGCTCGTCACGCTCGGCGCGCGCGGGTGGCGGAAAAGAAACGCGGCCGCCGCGATCGTCGCCCTGTTCGCCGCCGCCGCGGTCGAGATGGCCGGGCTCGGGCTGCTGACGCCGCATGCTCCCGGCCAGGGGTTCAGCCTCTACTCGATGAACCTCCTGTCGCCGATCGACCCGCCGGCGGAGTCGCTCCTCGGCCGTCCCGGGCATCCGATCGACGCGACGGGAGGGCAGTACGAGGGGCTCAACTACCTCGGGCCCGGAATTCTCGCGATCGCGCTCGCCGCGCTGTGGCTCCGGCGCCAGGAGATCCGCGCGATCGCCCGCCGGCACCGCTTCGTCCTCCTCGCCGCGGCCGTCCTCACCGCGTTCGCGCTGTCCAACCGAGTCTTTCTCGGCAGACGTCTGATCCTCCTGCTGCCGTCCCCGCCCGCGTTCCTGGGGGAGCTCCGGGCGCCGGGGCGCTTCTTCTGGCCGGTCGCGTACCTGGCGCTCGTCGGCGGGGTCGTTGCGGTCGCCAGGCGCGGCCGGCGCTTCGACGCTTTGCTGGTGGGCGCCGCGCTCCTCCAGTGGGTGGACGCATCGGGCGAGCGGATGCGAAATCGGTCCATCCTCGAAGACGCTCCGCCGCCTCTCGTCGAGCCCGTCCGCTGGGAGCCGCTGATCGCCGCGCATGCGCGGGTCCTCTTCGTCCCGAGCTGGGACTGCTCCACCGGCGCCGACCGCCGATTCGTCGAGGAGGCGATCGTCGCCGCCTCGGCCTCACGGACCGAGGTGTCGTCCTTCCACAACGGCCGGCCTTCGGCCGTCGACTGCGGACGGGAGCGGGCGTCGCTTCGCGAGAGGGGAGAGCCGGATCGGGGCACCCTCGTCGTCGTGCGCGGCGACCTCGAGGCCCTTCCCCTGTCGGAGCGGTGGCGATGCGCGAGCTTCGCCGGCGGGAAGGCCTGCTCGTCGGAGCCGAAGGCGGTTCCGTTGCTGAGAGCGGTCGGCAGCGTCGAGAAGCGCTGAAACGGGGATGCGAGGCGGGCGCCGATTCGGGGCGAGGCCGCCCGCGGCGGCCGGGCTCGCTCACGAGGGTTTCGCCGTTGTAATCTCGCGCCGAGCATCTCGATGAATTGGGACGGCACGGCGGCGGCGAGGCGGCTCGCGCGATGAACGGTCGGCATCCGGACGGGGATCGCTCCCGCGGCCTGCTGCGGGTCCTCGGCCGCTGGGACATGGCGTTCTTCCTCGTCGGGACCGTCATCGGTTCGGGGATCTTCCTCGTCCCCTCCGAGATCGCGCGCGAGATCCATTCGGAGACGTTCACGATCGGCATCTGGGTCGCCGGGGGGATCCTCACGATGCTCGGGGTGCTTTCGATCGCCGAGCTCGGCGCGGCGATTCCGGCGCCGGGCGGCATCTACACGTACATCTCACGCGCTTACGGGCGGCTCCCCGGATTCCTCTGCGGCTGGGCGATCTTCACGGTGATCACCTCGGGCGCGATCGCGACGCTCGCCGTCGCGTTCTCGATCTATCTCTCCGGTCTCTTCCCGATGGGGGCCGGCGCCGGGCGCGCGATCTCGATCGCGGCGGTCCTGCTGCTGACGGGGGCCAACGTCCTCGGGGTCCGGACCGGGGCGGCGGTCCAGAACGTCCTGACGGCGCTGAAGGTCGCCGGGCTCGCGGGGATGACGATCGCGATCTTCGCGTTCGCGGGGCCGGCTCCGACGGCGTCGGCGGCGCCGCCGGCGCCCGGCGGATCGGGCGGCTTGTCCGCGATCGGCCTGGCGTTCGTCGCGGTCTTCTGGGCGTACGAGGGGTGGCACGACGCGACGTTCGTCGCGGGCGAGGTGCGCGACCCGCAGCGGAATTTTCCGTCCGGGGTCGTGATCGGGGAGCTCGCGATCATCGCGCTCTACGTGGCGGCGAACCTCGCCTATTTCCGGGTGATGAGCGTCGCCGAGATCGCGGCGTCCCCGCGCGTCGCGCTCTCCGCGATCGGCAAGGTCCTCGGACCGTGGGGCGGCCGGGCCCTGACGGCGGCGATCGTCTGCTCGATCCTTGGCGCGATGAACGGGTCGATCCTCGCGGGCCCGAGGGCGTACTTCCAGATGGCGCGCGACGGCCTGCTGCCGCGCGGGCTCGGGGAGGTCCATGCGCACTTCCGGACGCCGGCGGCCGCGATCGCCCTCCAGGGCGTCTGGTCGAGCCTCCTGATCCTCTTCATCGGCGGCTTTTCGCAGCTCTTCACCTACGTGATCTTCGGCGGATGGCTGATGTACGCGCTCGCGACGGCGGCCGTTCCGATCCTGCGCCGGAAGGAGCCGGAGCTCGTCCGGCCGTTCCGCGTTCCCGGGTACCCCGTCGTGCCGGCGGTGTTCGTCGTCGCCGCCCTGGGCCTCATGGCGAACACGATCGCCCAGCGCCCCCGCGAATCGCTCATGGGTCTCGGATTCATCGCGCTCGGCGCGCCTCTCTATTTCGTGCTGCGGCGGCCTTCGGCGCGCGGCTGACGCGTTCGCCCAGAAGGGCTCAGGTGATCAACTACGTTCTCGGCGGCCATCGAACCGGAGAAGTAGCTTCCCTCCGAGCGCGATTTCCGCAGCGGAGATCCCGGGCGAATCCCATTGTCCGGATTCGGGACCGCACGGTTCCACCAACGAACACCCGGCTTCGACGTTCCCGCGTAACCTTCTGAAGGGCGGCGGCGTAGTACTGGCATCGTTCTTGTGATCGGAGATGCCGGAGGTGAGCCCGTTGTCCGCTGCGCAACAATCGCCAAGAGGCAGGCGTTACCGACGAGGAGCGAATGGCCATGGCGCTGCCGGCTGACTTCGCCGACGGCCGACTTTCGGTGCCCGCGGAAAACGGGCTTTCTCCGGACCCCGCCGCCGCGCCTCGAGTGCTGGAGGTGCTTTTCGACGGTCCCTCGGTTCGGCTGGGCGCGTGGCGATGTCCCGTTCGCAGCCGCGAGTGGTCGGACGCCAGGATCCAGGGCGGCGACAGTCTCGCCTTTCCCCGCGACGTTCCCTTCGCGATCGACGCGGACGGGGAGACCGTCGTCGCCGACCGCAACGTCGTCCTTTTCCACTCGGCGGGCGTTCCGTACCGGACGAGCCATCCTTTCGGAACCGGAGATCGCGGTCTCGTCGCGACGCTCCCTCCCGGTTCCCTCGCGGATTCCCGCGACGCTCCTCCGCGTCTCCATGGGCTGCGGTCGCCGCACGCTCACGTTCTCCAGGAGGTTCTCTTCCGCCGGGCCGCGGGGTCCGGCGAGCCGGATGCCGTGCACGCGCTCTTGCGCGGCCTCGTCGACGAAGCGCTCCGCTCCGCGCGCCTGGCGCCGGCCTGCTCCTTCACGCGCCCGCTGAGAATCGCGATCGAAGGAGTGCGCGCGCGGCTCGGCCGCGATCTCCACGCGAAACTGGGACTGGGCGAGCTCGCGGAAAGGGCGGGATATTCGCCGTTCCACGTCGCGCGAATGTTCCGGCGGACGACGGGGCTCCCGCTCCGGCGGTACCGCCTCCGCGCGCGGCTCTTCGCGGCGCTCCCGCGGATACTGGAGCCGCGATCGGACCTGATGCAGATCGGGATCGACCTCGGCTTCTCGTCGCACAGCCATCTGACGGCCACCTTCCGCGGCGAGTTCGGCTTCTCTCCGTCCGAGCTGAGACGACTCGTCCTGAACGAGCCTCTCCGGACGATCGCTGCCGTCCTGCGGTCCGGGCCCGCCGCGCCTTAGCCATGCCGAGGACGACGGCGCGGTCGAGCTCCACGACCGCGACGGGGCCGGTGCGCGCCCGAGCGTGCCGGTAGGGATCTTGCTTGCAGGCTCGTCCGGAGGAACCCATGAAGAAACACCGCCTCACCGCCCCGCAGATCGGATTTCTCGTCGGCACGCGGGCGGCCCTCGCCGCGGGAGCCGGCCTCCTTCTTTCCGGAAAGCTGCCGAAGAAAGCCCGGCAGCGAATCGGCGCGGCGCTCGTCGCGTTCGGGGCGCTGACGACGCTTCCCGCCGCGCGCCTTCTCTTCCGGCGGTGATGCCTGCGCCCGCGTCCTACGCCGGCCGCTTCCGGGCGCTCTCGTCCTCGAGCCGCCCGAGCAGCCGGAGAAGCCCGTCGATGATCGTCAGCGGGTGCGGAGGGCATCCGGGAACGTAGAGGTCGACCGGGATGTCCGGGGGAACGCCGCCGTGCGAGGCGGCGGCCCCGGCGAAGGGTCCTCCGCTGATCGCGCAGGCGCCCACGGCGATCACGATCTTCGGGTCGGGCACGGCCGACCAGGTCTTTCGGAGCGCGAGCTCCATGTTCGTCGTCACCGGACCCGTGACGACGATGCCGTCGGCGTGGCGCGGCGAGGCGGCGAACTGGATCCCGAAACGCCCGAGATCGAAGACGAGGTTGCCGGTCGCGGCGAGCTCCGCTTCGCACCCGCTGCAGCCGCCCGCCGACACCTGACGGAGCTTCAGCGAACGCCCGAAGAGCTTTCGCATGCGCGCGCCGAGGGCCGCCGCGAGCCTCGCTTCTTCTCCCGAAGCGACGACGAGGTCCTCGCGGGAGCGCGCCGCGAGGCGGTGGTCGGGCCCGTAGGCGATCGCGCCTTCGGGGCACGACTCCTCGCAGACCGTGCAGAAGAGGCAGGCGCCGAGGTCGACGCGGAGCGGGTCGACCGCGATCGCTCCGGTGGGACAGGCCTCCGCGCAGGCGCGGCACCCGTCCCGGCATCGGGACGCGTCGAGGACCGGCCGTCCGCGGAAGCGCGCGGGGAGGCTTCCGGGGCCGCTCGGAATCGCGATCGTCCGGCATCCCTGGCGCAGGCGTGCCTTCAGCCCGTCGAGCAATCGCGCCTCCTCACAGATCGTGCCCCGCGTAGGAGAGATTGAAGCTCTTGTTGCAGAGCGGAAAGTCCGAGATCTGGCCGCCGCGCAGCGCGACCGTCAGGGCGAACCAGTTGTGGAAGGAGGGGTCGACCACCTTCCAGGCCGCGAGGCGTCCCCTCCCGGCGGTCGCCGCGACGTGCGCGATCTCGCCGCGCCACCCTTCGACCATCGAGACGGCGACGGTGTCCGACGCCGGCTCGCCCGGATCGACGGACAGCGACTCGGGCGGCAGCTCCTCGAGCTGCTCTCTCACGAACGTGATCGAGCGCTGGATCTCGAGCCAGCGCACGAGGGCGCGCGCCATCACGTCCCCGGATTCGACGCGCGCCACGGGAACGTGAGCGAAACGGAAGATCCCGGAAGGGTGATCGCGGCGGACGTCGCGATCGCACCCGCTCGCGCGCGCGACCGGGCCGACGAGACCGAGCTCTTCGGCCGTTTCCCGCGAGACGACGCCGGTGTGCTCGAAGCGCGATCCGACGGAGGACGCGTCGAAGGTCGCGCGCGCGGTGTCATGGAGGTCGCGCTCCGCCGCCGCGAGGCGGCCGAGAAAATCCTCGCGCTGTCCGGCGGAGAGGCCGAATCGGACGCCGCCGACCCTGACCAGGCTCCGCCCGA
The sequence above is drawn from the Thermoanaerobaculia bacterium genome and encodes:
- a CDS encoding prolyl oligopeptidase family serine peptidase, translated to RRVVFKSQDGFVVHGQLFERPGGSKIKPALVFVHGGPPRQMLLGWHYMDYYAYAYGMNQYLASRGYVAMTVNYRLGVGYGRAFQHPEHAGPAGASEYQDVLAAGRYLASLPEVDRSRVGVWGGSYGGYLTAIALARSSDVFAAGVDWHGVHDWLTEGGDFEIAAYLRRRQLRYEKGDLKEAMDVAWKSSPDSMIATWKSPVLLIQGDDDRNVDFHQTVDLARRLDKAKVPHEVIVIPDEIHGFLRFASWLAAETATAEFFDRMFGAGAPGSR
- a CDS encoding CBS domain-containing protein, with the protein product MNVQAIMTPSPFFATRHATISDIAKIMAEEEVGVVPIVDAAHRVLGILTDRDVCKAIATTNCAACEIPAVDLASKPVITCGPGEELESALRTMRHHHIRRLPVVDEDGKLQGILSIDDVVLRSEEAMETTHSTVSFGDAVRTLKAIYGERPPRRQRTVRT
- a CDS encoding DUF6311 domain-containing protein, encoding MSSPPAVLRRPPLLLLLAAGAFAGVLSFMVAAPAVSMKKGAYGFVAHEDQLNVVANLRYFIWDDWRWPLTRASRLGGPRGAVIAFNDAIPIYAFGLRLARRAITPDFDFIGWWLLACFALQGAAAAWAVRMWGIRRFAPAAAAAILAVSLVSWLAQMIHAALCFQAVILVAVGLVGASSRISAGRLAAAWLLLCGIALAVNAYFFAMTAALAVAALVTLGARGWRKRNAAAAIVALFAAAAVEMAGLGLLTPHAPGQGFSLYSMNLLSPIDPPAESLLGRPGHPIDATGGQYEGLNYLGPGILAIALAALWLRRQEIRAIARRHRFVLLAAAVLTAFALSNRVFLGRRLILLLPSPPAFLGELRAPGRFFWPVAYLALVGGVVAVARRGRRFDALLVGAALLQWVDASGERMRNRSILEDAPPPLVEPVRWEPLIAAHARVLFVPSWDCSTGADRRFVEEAIVAASASRTEVSSFHNGRPSAVDCGRERASLRERGEPDRGTLVVVRGDLEALPLSERWRCASFAGGKACSSEPKAVPLLRAVGSVEKR
- a CDS encoding amino acid permease, which codes for MNGRHPDGDRSRGLLRVLGRWDMAFFLVGTVIGSGIFLVPSEIAREIHSETFTIGIWVAGGILTMLGVLSIAELGAAIPAPGGIYTYISRAYGRLPGFLCGWAIFTVITSGAIATLAVAFSIYLSGLFPMGAGAGRAISIAAVLLLTGANVLGVRTGAAVQNVLTALKVAGLAGMTIAIFAFAGPAPTASAAPPAPGGSGGLSAIGLAFVAVFWAYEGWHDATFVAGEVRDPQRNFPSGVVIGELAIIALYVAANLAYFRVMSVAEIAASPRVALSAIGKVLGPWGGRALTAAIVCSILGAMNGSILAGPRAYFQMARDGLLPRGLGEVHAHFRTPAAAIALQGVWSSLLILFIGGFSQLFTYVIFGGWLMYALATAAVPILRRKEPELVRPFRVPGYPVVPAVFVVAALGLMANTIAQRPRESLMGLGFIALGAPLYFVLRRPSARG
- a CDS encoding AraC family transcriptional regulator — protein: MALPADFADGRLSVPAENGLSPDPAAAPRVLEVLFDGPSVRLGAWRCPVRSREWSDARIQGGDSLAFPRDVPFAIDADGETVVADRNVVLFHSAGVPYRTSHPFGTGDRGLVATLPPGSLADSRDAPPRLHGLRSPHAHVLQEVLFRRAAGSGEPDAVHALLRGLVDEALRSARLAPACSFTRPLRIAIEGVRARLGRDLHAKLGLGELAERAGYSPFHVARMFRRTTGLPLRRYRLRARLFAALPRILEPRSDLMQIGIDLGFSSHSHLTATFRGEFGFSPSELRRLVLNEPLRTIAAVLRSGPAAP
- the nuoB gene encoding NADH-quinone oxidoreductase subunit NuoB, giving the protein MLDGLKARLRQGCRTIAIPSGPGSLPARFRGRPVLDASRCRDGCRACAEACPTGAIAVDPLRVDLGACLFCTVCEESCPEGAIAYGPDHRLAARSREDLVVASGEEARLAAALGARMRKLFGRSLKLRQVSAGGCSGCEAELAATGNLVFDLGRFGIQFAASPRHADGIVVTGPVTTNMELALRKTWSAVPDPKIVIAVGACAISGGPFAGAAASHGGVPPDIPVDLYVPGCPPHPLTIIDGLLRLLGRLEDESARKRPA